In one window of Zingiber officinale cultivar Zhangliang chromosome 11A, Zo_v1.1, whole genome shotgun sequence DNA:
- the LOC122032129 gene encoding probable cellulose synthase A catalytic subunit 5 [UDP-forming] produces MEANAGLVAGSHNRNELVVIRRDGESGPRPLQHLSGQVCQICGDDVGLTVDGDLFVACNECAFPICRTCYEYERREGNQVCPQCKTRFKRLKGCPRVPGDEEEDDVDDLEHEFEWGDDHDSQYMAEAMLHGHMSYGRQGYINNPHVAHPLPQDPLLTNGEMVDDIPPEHHALVPSFMGGGGKRIHPLPFPDSNIPAQPRSMDPSKDLAAYGYGSVAWKERMESWKQKQEKLQMDRSNGGDKVWDNNDDESDLPLMDEARQPLSRKLPFPSSKINPYRMIILIRLVVAGFFFHYRITNPAKDAYPLWLISVICEIWFAVSWILDQFPKWLPIERETYLDRLSLRYEKEGQPSQLASIDIYVSTVDPMKEPPLITANTVLSILAVDYPVEKVSCYVSDDGAAMLTFEALSETSEFAKKWVPFCKKFNIDPRAPEWYFQQKMDYLKDKVHPSFVKERRAMKREYEEFKVRINALVAKAQKVPEEGWTIQDGTPWPGNNVRDHPGMIQVFLGQSGGYDIDGNELPRLVYVSREKRPGFNHHKKAGAMNSLVRVSAVLTNAPYLLNVDCDHYFNNSKAIREAMCFMMDPLIGKRACYVQFPQRFDGIDRHDRYANRNVVFFDINMKGLDGIQGPIYVGTGCVFRRQALYGTDAPKKKKPPNRTCNCWPKCCCCCCCPGGRKKKAAKAKQEKKRSSSKIAENGAPAYALEGIKEENGTEKPYTTAEQKLEKKFGQSPVFVASTLLENGRTLKGATPASLLTEAIHVISCGYEDKTDWGKEIGWIYGSVTEDILTGFKMHCHGWRSIYCVPSRAAFKGSAPLNLSDRLHQVLRWALGSVEIFLSKHCPLWYGYGGGLKWLERMSYINATIYPWTSIPLLAYCTLPAVCLLTGKFITPELSNVASLWFLSLFICIFATGILEMKWSGVGIDDWWRNEQFWVIGGVSAHLFAVFQGLLKVLAGIDTNFTVTSKAGDDEDFSELYTFKWTTLLIPPTTLLIVNFVGVVAGISNAINNGYESWGPLFGKLFFSFWVIVHLYPFLKGLVGRQNRTPTIVIVWSILLASIFSLLWVRIDPFLPKSDGPLLEECGLDCN; encoded by the exons ATGGAGGCGAACGCGGGGCTGGTCGCCGGCTCTCACAACCGGAATGAACTCGTGGTCATCCGCCGCGATGGGGAATCTGGG CCGAGGCCACTGCAACACCTGAGCGGGCAGGTGTGCCAGATCTGCGGTGACGATGTCGGTCTCACCGTCGACGGCGATCTCTTCGTCGCCTGCAACGAATGCGCTTTCCCCATTTGCAGGACTTGCTATGAGTACGAGCGAAGGGAGGGCAACCAAGTATGCCCTCAGTGCAAGACCAGATTTAAGCGGCTCAAAG GGTGTCCTCGTGTGCCTGGCGATGAAGAAGAGGATGACGTTGATGATCTCGAACACGAGTTCGAATGGGGAGATGACCATGACTCACAGTACATGGCAGAAGCAATGCTGCACGGCCACATGAGCTATGGCCGCCAGGGTTACATAAACAACCCTCATGTGGCTCATCCTTTGCCCCAAGACCCCCTTCTTACCAATGGTGAGATG GTTGATGACATTCCTCCAGAGCATCATGCTCTTGTTCCTTCTTTCATGGGCGGGGGTGGGAAAAGGATTCATCCGCTCCCCTTTCCAGATTCCAATATTCCAG CGCAACCTAGATCCATGGACCCCTCGAAGGATCTTGCTGCTTATGGATATGGAAGTGTGGCATGGAAGGAGCGAATGGAGAGTTGGAAGCAAAAACAAGAGAAATTACAAATGGACAGGAGCAATGGTGGTGATAAAGTCTGGGATAACAATGATGATGAATCTGACTTACCATT AATGGACGAAGCTAGACAACCATTATCGAGAAAGCTTCCATTCCCTTCAAGCAAAATAAACCCATACAGAATGATCATCTTAATCCGGCTGGTAGTTGCTGGGTTCTTCTTCCATTACCGAATCACTAACCCTGCCAAAGATGCATATCCATTGTGGCTCATATCCGTCATATGTGAAATCTGGTTTGCTGTTTCTTGGATTCTTGATCAGTTTCCCAAGTGGCTTCCAATTGAAAGGGAAACTTATCTTGACAGATTATCACTCAG GTATGAAAAAGAAGGGCAGCCTTCTCAATTAGCTTCAATTGACATATATGTGAGTACAGTTGATCCAATGAAGGAACCACCTTTAATTACTGCAAACACTGTTCTCTCGATCCTTGCTGTGGACTACCCGGTTGAAAAAGTATCTTGCTATGTTTCTGATGATGGTGCTGCTATGCTGACATTCGAAGCATTGTCTGAAACATCTGAGTTTGCAAAGAAATGGGTTCCTTTCTGTAAAAAATTCAATATAGATCCCCGTGCACCAGAATGGTATTTTCAGCAAAAGATGGATTATCTGAAGGATAAAGTCCACCCTTCTTTTGTAAAAGAAAGAAGAGCTATGAAG AGAGAATATGAGGAATTTAAGGTACGAATAAATGCGCTGGTTGCGAAAGCACAAAAGGTGCCTGAAGAAGGGTGGACAATACAAGATGGAACTCCTTGGCCTGGAAATAATGTTCGTGATCATCCAGGCATGATTCAG GTCTTCTTGGGGCAAAGTGGTGGGTATGATATAGATGGAAATGAACTGCCACGTTTGGTTTATGTCTCAAGAGAAAAGAGGCCAGGTTTCAATCATCACAAAAAGGCTGGAGCCATGAATTCTTTG GTCCGAGTTTCTGCAGTACTTACAAATGCACCCTATCTGCTGAATGTTGATTGTGACCATTACTTCAACAATAGCAAGGCAATACGAGAAGCAATGTGCTTCATGATGGATCCACTTATAGGGAAGCGAGCGTGCTATGTGCAGTTTCCTCAGAGGTTTGATGGTATTGATCGACATGATCGATATGCTAATCGAAATGTTGTCTTTTTTGAT ATCAATATGAAAGGTTTGGATGGTATTCAAGGACCAATTTATGTTGGTACTGGATGTGTTTTCAGAAGACAAGCACTATATGGAACTGATGCTCCCAAGAAAAAGAAACCTCCAAATAGGACTTGCAATTGCTGGCCTAaatgttgctgttgttgctgttgtcctggtggaaggaagaagaaggcagcAAAAGCTAAGCAGGAAAAGAAAAGGTCTAGCTCTAAGATTGCTGAGAATGGAGCACCGGCATATGCTCTTGAAGGCATCAAAGAAG AAAATGGAACTGAAAAACCTTATACGACGGCTGAGCAGAAGTTAGAAAAGAAATTTGGGCAGTCTCCTGTTTTTGTCGCGTCTACTCTCCTAGAGAATGGGAGAACACTTAAAGGTGCTACTCCAGCTTCTTTGTTAACGGAAGCTATCCATGTTATTAGCTGTGGCTATGAAGATAAGACAGACTGGGGAAAAGAG ATTGGATGGATCTACGGCTCTGTGACAGAAGACATATTGACAGGTTTCAAGATGCATTGCCATGGGTGGAGATCCATATATTGTGTTCCATCAAGAGCTGCATTCAAAGGTTCTGCACCTCTGAATCTCTCAGATCGTCTTCACCAGGTGCTGAGATGGGCTCTTGGTTCTGTTGAAATTTTCTTGAGTAAACACTGTCCTCTCTGGTATGGATATGGAGGTGGGCTTAAATGGTTGGAGCGGATGTCATACATTAATGCTACTATCTACCCTTGGACCTCAATTCCTCTCCTGGCATACTGTACCTTGCCGGCTGTTTGCTTGCTTACTGGAAAATTTATCACCCCAGAG CTTTCCAATGTAGCAAGTCTTTGGTTCTTGTCacttttcatttgtatctttgcTACTGGCATCCTGGAAATGAAATGGAGTGGTGTTGGCATTGATGACTGGTGGAGAAATGAGCAATTTTGGGTTATCGGAGGTGTTTCAGCACATCTCTTTGCTGTGTTCCAGGGGCTTCTAAAGGTTCTTGCCGGTATAGACACCAATTTTACTGTTACATCAAAGGCCGGTGACGATGAAGACTTTTCCGAATTGTATACATTCAAGTGGACCACCTTGCTCATCCCTCCTACAACATTGCTTATTGTGAACTTCGTCGGCGTCGTAGCTGGTATCTCCAATGCAATAAACAATGGATACGAATCATGGGGACCTCTATTCGGAAAACTCTTTTTCTCCTTCTGGGTGATCGTCCACCTGTATCCATTCCTCAAAGGTCTTGTTGGTCGGCAAAACCGGACGCCTACAATTGTCATTGTCTGGTCCATTCTCCTCGCATCAATTTTCTCATTGCTCTGGGTACGAATCGATCCATTCCTGCCAAAATCAGATGGCCCTCTCTTGGAGGAGTGCGGATTAGATTGCAACTGA
- the LOC122030910 gene encoding uncharacterized protein LOC122030910, whose product MASKPVKVEELIAKKLALWHTRTFRPIMTHDELEPLLAAAGFVPLPLPPPPPDGQKQAPAVVWREYASRLEAAAEGGGRGKRRRHAAVVPRPRLPHPRIDGLHLMTYKAFFLALEFYLGPTLVPNLFHVRTMSLTRAHDRVFERSYRPMRDCEMDDEGILVYRDGTLDQVTRIVCSQHGGEEIDDDDDSNRGTDASLISSSADNSTKKTKCDDGLKKAVNASSCLVPLKDLFPTGGLSSRRDVS is encoded by the exons ATGGCGTCGAAGCCCGTCAAGGTCGAGGAGCTGATCGCCAAGAAGCTGGCGCTGTGGCACACCCGTACGTTCCGCCCCATCATGACCCACGACGAGCTGGAGCCCCTCCTGGCCGCCGCCGGCTTCGTCCCGCTCCCCCTCCCGCCGCCGCCGCCCGATGGGCAGAAGCAAGCCCCGGCCGTCGTGTGGAGGGAGTACGCGTCGCGGTTGGAGGCGGCTGCGGAGGGAGGCGGGCGGGGGAAAAGGAGGAGGCACGCCGCGGTGGTGCCCCGCCCGCGTCTTCCGCACCCCCGCATCGACGGCCTGCACCTCATGACCTACAAGGCCTTCTTCCTGGCCCTCGAGTTCTACCTCGGACCCACCCTCGTCCCCAATCTCTTCCACGTCAG GACCATGTCCCTCACGAGGGCGCACGACCGCGTGTTCGAGAGATCGTACCGGCCCATGAGGGATTGCGAGATGGACGACGAAGGCATCCTCGTGTACCGCGACGGAACCCTCGATCAAGTTACCAGGATCGTTTGCAGCCAACACGGCGGTGAGGAaatcgacgacgacgacgacagcAACCGCGGCACCGATGCTTCTCTAATCAGCTCCAGCGCCGATAACTCCACGAAGAAAACCAAGTGCGACGATGGCCTCAAGAAGGCTGTTAACGCATCATCATGCCTGGTTCCGCTCAAGGATCTTTTCCCAACCGGCGGCTTAAGTTCACGTAGGGATGTTTCTTGA